The Methanobacteriaceae archaeon genome has a window encoding:
- a CDS encoding bifunctional N(6)-L-threonylcarbamoyladenine synthase/serine/threonine protein kinase: protein MIILISLGIEGTAEKTGVGIVDSDGNILAMAGNQLFPEEGGIHPRMAAEHHAEWIPKLISQAIDESGLSYDDIDLISFAQGPGLGPALRIVATSARSLALSLKKPIIGVNHCIGHVEVGKLDTGAVNPVSLYVSGGNSQVIAYESGRYRIFGETLDIAIGNCLDHFGRETGLGHPGGPVVEKLAKKGSYIDLPYVVKGMDFSFSGLLSAALREAEKGTPMEDICFSLQETAFSMLVEVTERALSHTQKDEVMLCGGVSANSRLRQMLKTMSEEHGAKFYMPEMKLCGDNGVMIAWLGLLMCKEFGPMDLSQTGIIQKFRTDEVDIPWIDNSKTYLKLSDDLIAKGAESNIVKSSYLGEKAVLKDRVAKGYRIPEIDNKIRKARTKEEAKLLSDAKRAGVKTPVLYDVNLNEKSILMEEIEGKMVKDVINEDLAFKMGEEIAKLHAANIIHGDITSSNMMLQDDKLVFIDFGLGRYSQLDEDKAVDLLVLKKSLQSIDYNLALKYFDCVLEGYGNKNIVKKISEIESRGRYTH, encoded by the coding sequence TTGATAATTTTGATAAGTTTAGGAATTGAAGGAACTGCAGAAAAAACTGGTGTAGGTATTGTTGATAGTGACGGGAATATTTTAGCTATGGCTGGAAATCAGTTGTTTCCAGAAGAAGGAGGTATTCACCCAAGAATGGCTGCTGAACATCATGCAGAATGGATTCCTAAATTAATCTCACAGGCAATTGACGAATCTGGACTTTCCTATGATGATATTGACTTAATTTCTTTTGCACAGGGTCCGGGTTTAGGTCCTGCATTAAGAATTGTTGCAACTTCTGCTCGTAGTCTTGCACTTTCACTTAAAAAACCAATCATTGGTGTAAATCACTGTATTGGTCATGTTGAAGTTGGAAAACTTGATACTGGTGCAGTTAATCCTGTTTCTCTTTATGTAAGTGGTGGAAACAGTCAGGTAATTGCATATGAAAGTGGAAGATACAGAATTTTTGGTGAAACTTTAGATATAGCTATTGGAAACTGTCTTGATCATTTTGGCCGTGAAACAGGTTTAGGTCATCCTGGAGGTCCTGTAGTTGAAAAATTGGCTAAAAAAGGTTCCTATATTGATTTACCTTATGTTGTAAAAGGAATGGACTTTTCATTTTCAGGTTTATTGTCTGCAGCACTTAGAGAAGCTGAAAAAGGAACTCCAATGGAAGATATATGTTTTTCACTTCAGGAAACTGCATTTTCCATGCTTGTTGAGGTAACAGAACGTGCACTTTCACACACTCAAAAAGATGAAGTTATGCTTTGTGGGGGAGTTTCTGCTAACTCAAGATTAAGACAAATGCTTAAAACAATGTCTGAAGAGCACGGAGCTAAATTCTACATGCCAGAGATGAAGCTTTGCGGCGATAATGGTGTAATGATTGCATGGCTTGGGCTTTTAATGTGTAAAGAGTTTGGACCAATGGATTTATCTCAAACAGGAATTATTCAAAAATTCAGAACCGATGAAGTTGATATTCCATGGATTGACAATTCAAAAACATACTTGAAATTAAGTGATGATTTAATTGCAAAAGGAGCCGAATCCAACATAGTTAAAAGCAGCTATTTGGGCGAAAAAGCTGTTTTAAAAGACAGAGTTGCTAAAGGATACAGGATTCCTGAAATTGACAATAAGATTAGAAAAGCAAGAACCAAAGAAGAAGCAAAGCTATTGTCTGATGCAAAACGTGCTGGTGTTAAAACTCCTGTTTTATATGACGTTAATTTAAATGAAAAATCCATTTTAATGGAAGAAATCGAAGGTAAAATGGTTAAAGATGTCATAAATGAAGATTTGGCATTTAAAATGGGTGAAGAAATAGCTAAACTTCACGCTGCAAATATCATACACGGAGATATCACATCATCAAATATGATGCTTCAGGATGACAAATTAGTCTTTATTGATTTTGGTCTTGGAAGATACTCTCAACTTGATGAAGATAAAGCAGTTGATTTATTGGTTTTAAAGAAATCTCTTCAAAGTATTGATTATAATTTAGCATTAAAATACTTTGATTGTGTATTGGAAGGTTATGGTAATAAAAATATAGTTAAGAAAATATCTGAGATTGAATCTCGTGGAAGATATACTCACTAA
- a CDS encoding branched-chain amino acid transaminase, translating to MAWDDSAEKIWVDGDMVDWADAKIHVLSHVVHYGTSVFEGIRAYKNETGVAVFRLEEHVKRLFDSAKVYKMEIPFTHKEIEEAILETIRVNDLDSCYIRPVVFKGYGQLGVDASSCPVNVVIAAWEWGSYLGEEGMANGVDVGVSSWRKPAPDTFPTLAKAGANYMNSQLAKTEAIENGFDEAIMLDYQGHVSEGTGENIFIVEGEKLITPSMASSNLRGITRDSMMTIARDLGYEVSEEVISRERLYFADEMFFTGTAAEVTPIRSVDRKIIGAGRRGPISEKVQKTFFDIVEGKVEDKYGWLAYV from the coding sequence ATGGCATGGGATGACTCAGCTGAAAAAATATGGGTAGATGGCGACATGGTTGATTGGGCAGATGCAAAAATTCATGTTCTTTCTCATGTAGTCCACTACGGTACAAGTGTTTTCGAAGGAATTCGCGCATACAAAAATGAAACAGGTGTTGCAGTATTCAGATTAGAAGAACACGTTAAACGTTTATTTGATTCTGCAAAAGTTTACAAAATGGAAATTCCATTCACACATAAAGAAATTGAAGAAGCAATCTTAGAAACAATCCGTGTAAATGATTTAGATTCATGTTACATCCGTCCTGTAGTATTCAAAGGATACGGACAATTAGGTGTAGATGCTTCAAGTTGTCCTGTTAATGTAGTTATTGCTGCTTGGGAATGGGGATCTTACTTAGGAGAAGAAGGAATGGCAAACGGTGTAGATGTCGGTGTTTCCTCATGGAGAAAACCTGCACCTGATACTTTCCCAACTCTTGCAAAAGCTGGTGCAAACTATATGAACTCTCAATTAGCTAAAACAGAGGCTATTGAAAACGGATTTGACGAAGCTATTATGCTTGACTACCAAGGTCATGTATCTGAAGGTACTGGAGAAAACATATTCATCGTTGAAGGTGAAAAATTAATCACTCCTTCAATGGCATCATCTAACCTCAGAGGTATTACAAGAGACTCTATGATGACTATCGCACGTGATTTAGGTTACGAAGTATCTGAAGAAGTTATTTCCAGAGAAAGATTATACTTTGCTGATGAAATGTTCTTTACTGGTACTGCAGCTGAAGTAACTCCAATCCGTTCAGTTGACCGCAAAATCATTGGTGCTGGTAGAAGAGGACCAATCTCTGAAAAAGTTCAAAAAACCTTCTTTGACATTGTAGAAGGTAAAGTAGAAGACAAATACGGCTGGTTAGCATACGTTTAG
- a CDS encoding Mur ligase family protein, whose product MNYLVVGAGNASRPVARLLNHLGHDVVVTDLKDISEFKIEFQRSLIEMEKEGVTLDMANKNPSVDGFDAVYMPPTLPKSAPIAQKIAESDLKILTNEEFSKIVNDLIPVDIIGITGTMGKTTTTFITTSLFKQAGYKVWSCSSLVNNLVSEAIIDGIVKGKVNECDIAIFELPHGTIGLLNKLDIKIGLLTNVAEDHLSEFGGSLEKYQQRKLVLQAMSETFISNNSCRDIIETVRDDAIFYALDEDVDFKGVVGDKSLTIKSKDEEFTTPFNMMSYFFENSVGASAIALTYGVDKSDVIDALTEFKGLPAHMEDVGDYNGRKVILDSAFLYDGMKITLDYFKDESVVLFLDHFDTLSVRDKAEVGQLVSEYDLKVVIASGFNEVTQCVEMEAAHEILDAITNPNIEKVAVETIEKAAELTFKYSKPGDIILHMGPLIAYDRLTTVDKITKGLEIGSKKYE is encoded by the coding sequence ATGAATTATTTAGTTGTTGGTGCAGGTAATGCAAGTAGGCCTGTCGCAAGATTATTAAATCATTTGGGACATGATGTTGTTGTAACTGATTTAAAAGATATTTCTGAATTTAAAATCGAGTTTCAAAGAAGTTTAATTGAAATGGAAAAAGAAGGAGTTACCTTAGATATGGCTAACAAAAATCCGTCTGTAGATGGATTTGATGCTGTTTATATGCCACCTACTTTACCTAAAAGCGCTCCAATTGCTCAAAAAATTGCCGAGTCTGACTTAAAAATTTTAACCAATGAAGAATTTTCTAAAATAGTAAATGATTTGATTCCTGTTGATATTATTGGAATTACTGGTACTATGGGAAAAACCACAACTACTTTTATTACAACCAGTTTATTTAAACAGGCAGGATATAAAGTCTGGTCCTGTTCTTCTCTTGTAAACAATTTAGTTTCAGAAGCTATTATTGACGGTATTGTAAAAGGTAAGGTAAATGAATGTGATATTGCAATTTTTGAACTTCCTCATGGTACAATAGGACTTTTAAACAAATTAGATATTAAAATTGGTCTTTTAACTAATGTTGCAGAAGATCACTTATCTGAATTTGGCGGTTCTCTTGAAAAATATCAGCAACGTAAATTAGTGCTTCAGGCTATGAGTGAAACTTTCATCTCAAACAATTCCTGTCGCGATATCATTGAAACTGTTCGTGATGATGCAATATTCTATGCACTTGATGAAGATGTTGACTTTAAAGGTGTAGTGGGAGATAAATCATTAACTATAAAATCTAAAGACGAAGAATTTACAACACCATTTAATATGATGAGTTATTTCTTTGAAAACTCAGTTGGAGCATCTGCTATTGCATTAACCTACGGGGTTGACAAATCAGATGTTATTGATGCATTAACAGAATTTAAAGGATTACCAGCACACATGGAAGATGTTGGTGATTATAATGGAAGAAAAGTTATTTTAGATTCTGCATTCTTATATGATGGAATGAAGATAACTTTAGATTACTTTAAAGATGAAAGTGTTGTATTGTTCTTGGATCACTTTGACACATTATCTGTAAGGGATAAAGCTGAAGTTGGTCAATTAGTAAGTGAATATGACCTTAAAGTTGTTATAGCTAGTGGATTTAATGAAGTGACACAATGTGTGGAAATGGAAGCTGCACATGAAATCTTGGATGCTATAACAAATCCAAACATAGAAAAAGTAGCTGTTGAGACAATTGAAAAAGCAGCAGAATTAACATTCAAATATTCAAAACCTGGAGATATT
- a CDS encoding 30S ribosomal protein S15, which produces MARPEWVTYSNEEIEEMILKFNKEGKSTSEIGIVLRDQYGIPSVKDVTGERITQILKRNDQAGQYPEDLLNLIKRAVNIRDHLEENPKDLHSKRGLTIIESRIRRLASYYVSEGALPEGWRYNPKEAALLVK; this is translated from the coding sequence ATGGCAAGACCAGAATGGGTAACTTACAGTAATGAAGAAATTGAAGAAATGATTTTAAAATTCAACAAAGAAGGTAAAAGTACTTCCGAAATCGGTATCGTATTAAGAGACCAATACGGAATCCCTTCCGTTAAAGATGTTACCGGTGAAAGAATCACCCAAATCTTAAAAAGAAATGATCAAGCTGGACAATACCCAGAAGACTTATTAAACTTAATCAAAAGAGCTGTTAACATCAGAGACCACTTAGAAGAAAATCCTAAAGATTTACACTCTAAAAGAGGTTTAACTATCATCGAATCTAGAATCAGAAGATTAGCATCTTACTACGTAAGTGAAGGTGCATTACCTGAAGGATGGAGATATAATCCAAAAGAAGCAGCACTCCTTGTTAAATAG
- a CDS encoding TIGR00303 family protein, with translation MIDGITTYGSTDLIEKLQKCDDPVFLLTIGTTDTSTIPDISGAGATPELTVYTPAADAEFLVLGEVHCTQTAAETVVDGAAAPTPARLTKASLQLSEIPFVIIDAGSKIKADVSYYSFGKEHGRDIRTGKGIVNPLEIIENGKDLGAELSNRHEMLIIGESIPAGTTTALGVLKALGYEANEKVSGSMPHNPHDLKSKVVDEGLKNAGITPGEADAIQAIGAVGDPTIPAIAGLVLGSDIPIILAGGTQMAATCAVIKALEPNFDFSRINLATTVFVATDETADLFGILKQIDDDITVNVVDPRFEESENEGLKNYLTGFVKEGAGAGGAMFTALVLGSSVEELRKKIEKVCE, from the coding sequence ATGATTGATGGAATAACAACTTACGGTTCAACTGACCTTATAGAAAAGTTACAAAAATGTGATGATCCAGTATTTTTACTTACAATAGGAACCACTGACACATCAACAATCCCTGATATTTCAGGAGCTGGCGCAACACCGGAATTAACAGTTTATACTCCGGCAGCAGATGCGGAATTTTTGGTTTTAGGAGAAGTTCACTGTACACAAACAGCTGCAGAAACAGTTGTTGACGGAGCAGCTGCACCAACACCTGCAAGACTTACAAAAGCTTCACTTCAGCTTTCAGAAATTCCTTTTGTTATTATTGATGCAGGTTCCAAAATTAAAGCTGACGTTTCATACTACAGTTTTGGAAAAGAACACGGTAGAGACATAAGAACTGGTAAAGGTATCGTAAACCCATTGGAAATTATTGAAAACGGGAAAGATTTAGGAGCAGAATTGTCAAACAGACATGAAATGCTCATTATTGGTGAAAGTATACCTGCAGGAACAACAACTGCATTAGGAGTATTAAAAGCATTAGGCTATGAAGCAAATGAAAAAGTTAGTGGAAGTATGCCACACAACCCACATGACCTTAAATCAAAAGTTGTTGATGAAGGATTGAAAAATGCAGGAATAACCCCTGGAGAAGCTGATGCTATACAAGCTATTGGTGCTGTGGGAGATCCAACAATTCCGGCTATTGCAGGTCTTGTTTTAGGTTCAGATATTCCTATTATCTTAGCAGGTGGAACACAAATGGCAGCAACATGTGCTGTTATTAAAGCATTAGAACCAAACTTTGACTTTTCAAGAATTAACTTAGCAACTACTGTATTTGTCGCAACTGATGAAACTGCTGATTTATTTGGAATTTTAAAACAAATTGATGATGACATTACAGTAAATGTTGTAGATCCTAGATTTGAAGAATCTGAAAACGAAGGATTGAAAAATTACTTAACAGGATTTGTTAAAGAAGGAGCTGGAGCTGGAGGCGCTATGTTTACAGCACTTGTTTTAGGAAGTTCTGTTGAAGAATTAAGAAAAAAAATAGAAAAAGTATGTGAATAG
- a CDS encoding F420-dependent methylenetetrahydromethanopterin dehydrogenase, whose translation MVVKIAIIKSGNIGTSPVIDLLLDERADRPNIDVRTFGSGAKMGPEQVEDVVPKIDAFEPDFAIFISPNPGAPGPAKAREMLSEKDIPAIIIGDAPGKGKKDEMDEQGLGYIIVMSDPMIGAKREWLDPTEMAIFNADILKVLAETGALRLVQKTIDAVIEQADSGAEIELPKLIVTAEKAVEAAGFANPYAKAKAIAAYEMAGAVANLDMKGCFMTKGFENFIPLVAAAHEMAACAANLAQEAREIEKSNDTVLRTPHMKEGNLGSKTDLISKPE comes from the coding sequence ATGGTAGTTAAAATAGCTATTATTAAAAGTGGAAATATTGGTACCTCACCAGTAATTGACTTATTGTTAGACGAAAGAGCAGACAGACCAAATATCGATGTAAGAACTTTTGGATCTGGAGCAAAAATGGGACCTGAACAAGTAGAAGACGTCGTTCCTAAAATAGACGCATTCGAACCAGATTTCGCAATCTTCATCAGCCCAAACCCAGGAGCACCTGGACCTGCTAAAGCAAGAGAAATGTTATCTGAAAAAGACATTCCTGCAATCATCATTGGTGACGCACCTGGTAAAGGTAAAAAAGATGAAATGGACGAACAAGGCTTAGGTTACATTATTGTTATGTCCGACCCAATGATTGGTGCAAAAAGAGAATGGTTAGACCCAACTGAAATGGCTATTTTCAATGCAGATATTTTAAAAGTATTAGCTGAAACCGGAGCATTAAGATTAGTACAAAAAACTATTGATGCTGTTATCGAACAAGCTGACTCTGGTGCAGAAATTGAATTACCAAAACTCATTGTTACTGCTGAAAAAGCTGTAGAAGCAGCAGGATTCGCAAACCCATACGCAAAAGCAAAAGCTATCGCAGCATACGAAATGGCTGGCGCAGTTGCAAACTTAGACATGAAAGGTTGTTTCATGACCAAAGGTTTCGAAAACTTCATCCCATTAGTAGCAGCTGCTCACGAAATGGCTGCATGTGCTGCTAACTTAGCTCAAGAAGCAAGAGAAATCGAAAAATCTAATGATACTGTTTTAAGAACTCCTCACATGAAAGAAGGAAACTTAGGTTCTAAAACAGACTTAATCTCAAAACCAGAATAA
- a CDS encoding aconitase X catalytic domain-containing protein yields the protein MINMFLTKKEEQMCDGEFGETIRKSMDILVALGDIYGASKLVDITSAQVSGVSYKTIGDAGLEYLEDLARDGSAKATINASLNPPGTDLDNWKELGFPEEFAVKQNQIVDAYANLGIYKTCTCTPYLVGNVPRFEDHVSWSESSAVAFVNSVIGARTNREGGPAALAAAIVGKTPLYGFHLEQNRKANLIVNVDCEISGADFGALGYIIGKFVGGGVPYFTLKNTPDNNDLKTLGAALASSGSVALYHMEDVTPEHKKAGKDDVEDIMFVSRSQIDETRQKLSTTDKVPDLICLGCPHASLDEIKQVADIVQGKTIKNKLWICTSVSVKATADRMGYTKIIEQAGGNVVCDTCMVVAPIEEMGFEVIGVNSAKAANYVPSMCGLDVVYNDVENLIQFE from the coding sequence ATGATTAATATGTTTTTAACAAAAAAAGAAGAACAAATGTGTGATGGGGAGTTTGGAGAAACTATTAGAAAAAGTATGGATATTTTAGTTGCTTTAGGAGATATCTATGGTGCTTCTAAATTAGTTGACATTACTTCCGCACAAGTATCTGGAGTTTCATATAAAACAATTGGAGATGCAGGTTTAGAATATCTCGAAGATTTGGCTCGTGATGGTTCTGCAAAAGCTACTATTAATGCATCTTTAAACCCTCCGGGAACTGATTTGGATAATTGGAAAGAATTAGGTTTTCCAGAAGAATTTGCTGTTAAGCAAAATCAGATTGTAGATGCTTATGCAAATCTTGGAATCTACAAAACATGTACCTGTACACCTTATTTGGTCGGTAATGTTCCAAGATTTGAAGATCATGTATCATGGTCTGAATCATCTGCTGTAGCATTTGTTAATTCAGTTATAGGTGCTAGAACCAATCGTGAAGGAGGTCCTGCAGCATTAGCAGCAGCTATTGTTGGTAAAACTCCATTATATGGTTTCCACTTAGAACAAAACAGGAAAGCTAATTTAATTGTTAATGTTGATTGTGAAATTTCCGGTGCTGATTTTGGTGCACTAGGTTACATTATTGGTAAATTTGTTGGTGGAGGAGTTCCATATTTCACTTTGAAAAATACTCCAGACAACAATGACTTAAAAACCTTAGGTGCAGCACTTGCGTCCTCTGGATCTGTTGCTTTATACCATATGGAAGATGTAACTCCAGAGCATAAAAAAGCTGGAAAAGATGATGTTGAAGATATTATGTTTGTTTCCAGAAGTCAAATCGATGAAACTCGCCAAAAATTATCTACTACAGATAAAGTACCTGATTTGATTTGTTTAGGATGTCCTCATGCATCTCTTGATGAAATTAAACAAGTAGCTGACATTGTCCAAGGAAAAACTATTAAAAATAAATTATGGATTTGTACATCCGTAAGCGTAAAGGCAACCGCTGACAGAATGGGTTATACAAAAATCATCGAACAAGCAGGTGGAAACGTAGTATGTGATACCTGTATGGTTGTAGCTCCTATTGAAGAAATGGGCTTCGAAGTGATTGGTGTAAACTCAGCAAAAGCAGCAAACTACGTTCCGTCAATGTGCGGACTTGATGTTGTCTATAATGACGTAGAAAATTTAATTCAGTTTGAATAA
- a CDS encoding XTP/dITP diphosphatase, whose translation MITFITGNEHKVKEAENIFKDYDISLEHIDLGYDELQGTLEEVAMSGAKYASRKLDKPVIVEDAGLFIKALKGFPGTYSHYVQDTLGNQGILKLLADTDDRYAEFRSVIGYCAPNSEPKIFLGKVSGEIAVEEKGDLGFAFDPIFYVPELDKTFGELTTDEKNQFSHRKNSLEQFIKWYSSQE comes from the coding sequence ATGATAACATTTATTACTGGTAACGAACATAAAGTTAAAGAAGCAGAGAATATTTTCAAAGATTATGACATTTCATTAGAGCATATTGACTTAGGCTATGATGAACTTCAAGGAACTCTTGAAGAGGTAGCTATGTCAGGCGCAAAATATGCTAGTCGTAAACTTGATAAACCTGTGATTGTTGAAGATGCTGGTTTATTCATTAAAGCTTTAAAAGGATTTCCTGGAACATATTCACATTATGTTCAAGATACTTTAGGAAACCAAGGAATTTTAAAGTTATTAGCAGATACTGATGACCGTTATGCCGAATTCAGGTCAGTTATTGGGTACTGTGCCCCCAATTCTGAGCCCAAGATCTTTTTAGGCAAGGTGTCAGGAGAAATCGCAGTTGAAGAAAAAGGAGATTTAGGTTTTGCTTTTGATCCTATTTTCTATGTTCCTGAATTAGATAAAACATTTGGAGAACTTACAACTGATGAAAAAAACCAATTTTCACATAGAAAAAATTCTTTAGAACAATTTATAAAATGGTATTCTAGTCAAGAATAG
- a CDS encoding DHH family phosphoesterase has translation MLNRASEATDMLQEHIEKDDVIRIISHNDADGISSAAVLANALAEEDVQFHTTIIPRLKEDIVNQLRHEKYDLFIFSDMGSSFIKEFNTYKHDVIVADHHQPDDTEAESNVVHLNPHLFGIDGSKDLCGAGSSYLTIREMDKKHLAYFALIGAFGDMQGQNGFTGVNKLIVQDALESGTLEIHEGLKTVSQASEPIYKSLAYTFSPPLPKISGDFDGAREFLERMNLSYGIKFTDLEDEEKDLLKEALVSINPDIFGDCYVVPKEVPLLRDLEEYSYILDACGKNKKPGLGLSIAIGEREQALDAALKLQRQYRDQIVKGLEWIKKQGAEQLNSIQYLYSEDKVLKSVMGTIASIGLSVELLDDSKPVIGLSRLHKDIKISGRTTREMVERGVNLGRALQDSSNNFGGSGGGHDIAAGAMIPYEFKDNFLHLVDEMVEYQLIND, from the coding sequence TTGTTAAATAGGGCTAGTGAAGCAACTGATATGCTCCAGGAGCATATCGAAAAGGATGATGTTATAAGAATAATTTCTCATAACGATGCTGATGGAATTTCATCTGCAGCAGTATTAGCTAACGCTCTTGCTGAGGAGGATGTTCAATTCCATACAACAATCATCCCTCGTCTTAAAGAAGACATTGTAAATCAGTTAAGGCATGAAAAATATGATTTATTCATATTTTCAGACATGGGAAGTTCTTTTATTAAAGAATTTAACACCTACAAGCATGACGTAATCGTAGCAGACCACCATCAACCAGATGACACCGAAGCAGAAAGTAATGTTGTTCATTTAAATCCTCACTTATTTGGAATTGACGGAAGTAAGGATTTATGCGGTGCAGGTTCAAGTTATTTAACAATCCGTGAAATGGATAAAAAACATTTGGCTTATTTTGCATTGATTGGTGCATTCGGTGATATGCAAGGTCAAAACGGCTTTACAGGTGTAAATAAATTAATCGTTCAGGATGCTCTTGAAAGTGGAACTTTAGAAATCCATGAAGGATTAAAAACTGTTTCTCAAGCATCAGAACCAATATACAAATCCTTAGCTTATACTTTTTCACCACCTCTTCCTAAAATAAGTGGAGACTTTGATGGTGCTCGTGAATTTTTAGAACGTATGAACTTATCTTACGGAATTAAATTCACAGATTTGGAAGATGAAGAAAAGGATTTATTAAAAGAAGCTCTTGTTTCTATTAATCCAGATATCTTTGGGGACTGTTATGTTGTACCAAAAGAAGTGCCTTTGCTACGTGATTTAGAAGAATACTCATACATTCTCGATGCATGTGGTAAAAACAAAAAACCAGGTCTTGGTTTAAGTATTGCAATTGGCGAGCGTGAACAAGCACTTGATGCTGCTTTAAAATTACAACGCCAATACCGTGATCAAATCGTTAAAGGTTTAGAATGGATTAAAAAACAGGGTGCAGAACAACTCAACAGTATTCAATACTTATACTCAGAAGATAAAGTATTAAAATCTGTAATGGGTACTATTGCAAGTATTGGTTTATCAGTTGAGTTATTGGACGACTCAAAACCAGTAATAGGTCTTTCAAGACTCCATAAGGATATTAAAATCTCCGGTAGAACCACTCGTGAAATGGTTGAAAGAGGAGTTAACTTAGGCAGAGCCTTACAGGACTCTTCAAACAACTTCGGGGGCAGTGGTGGAGGTCATGACATCGCAGCAGGTGCTATGATTCCTTATGAATTTAAAGATAATTTCCTACACTTAGTTGATGAGATGGTTGAATATCAATTAATTAATGATTAA
- a CDS encoding undecaprenyl-diphosphate phosphatase, with protein MDILQAIIIGIVQGLTEFLPVSSSAHLVFAHNILGVESSLAFDVLLHLGTLIAVLWFFRWDIIKMIRSWWLSIGDLLQGRFMQGFYADPYKRLAWYVILATIPVGLVGVLFDDAVESLFAGALYVPAFFLFVTGTILYLSQRMNSGKIDMNNISKREALIMGLGQACAIMPGLSRSGTTIAAGLTFGLEKEFAAKFSFILSIPAICGAFVFQLKDIGSAMDVNFLPIFIGFIVSIIAGYMAIKWMLDLIKNRSLDIFAYYCWLMGIIVFMGSICHIF; from the coding sequence ATGGACATACTACAAGCAATTATAATTGGTATTGTTCAGGGATTAACTGAATTTTTACCAGTAAGTAGTTCAGCACACTTAGTGTTTGCCCATAACATTTTGGGTGTTGAAAGTTCCCTTGCTTTTGATGTTTTACTCCACTTAGGAACATTAATTGCAGTGTTATGGTTCTTCCGTTGGGATATTATAAAAATGATTCGTTCCTGGTGGTTAAGTATCGGTGATTTGTTACAAGGTAGATTTATGCAAGGGTTCTACGCAGATCCTTATAAAAGACTTGCTTGGTATGTTATTTTAGCTACTATTCCTGTCGGACTTGTTGGAGTATTATTCGATGATGCAGTTGAATCATTATTCGCAGGAGCTCTTTACGTTCCAGCATTTTTCCTTTTTGTAACAGGTACTATCCTCTACTTGTCTCAAAGAATGAACAGTGGAAAAATTGACATGAATAATATTTCCAAAAGAGAAGCTCTTATTATGGGATTAGGTCAAGCATGTGCAATTATGCCGGGGCTTTCCCGTTCCGGAACTACAATAGCTGCGGGGTTAACATTTGGTCTTGAAAAAGAATTTGCAGCTAAGTTCAGTTTCATATTATCTATTCCGGCAATATGTGGAGCTTTTGTTTTCCAATTAAAAGATATTGGTTCTGCAATGGATGTAAACTTCTTACCAATTTTCATTGGTTTTATTGTTTCAATAATTGCAGGTTATATGGCTATCAAATGGATGTTAGACTTAATTAAAAACAGAAGTTTGGATATCTTCGCATATTACTGCTGGTTGATGGGTATTATAGTATTTATGGGCTCAATTTGCCACATATTCTAA